Within Alteromonas sp. LMIT006, the genomic segment TTTTACCATCAATGAAGTAGGTGGTGTTGAAGATGTTGACGTGATTGAAGCCGATCCAAAGCGTATTTTTGACCGTGAGGCGAAACGCGCTTTGCGCAAGTGGAAATACAAACCTAAGATTGTTGATGGCAAGCCGGTTAAACAACCAGGTATGCGTGTTCAGTTAGACTTTACATTGGATAAATCATGATGCAGAAACTATTAAAATTTTCAGTAGTTGCAGCCACTATGAGCCTTTCAATGGGGGTGTCTTCATTCGCGCTTGCGCAAGAAGATAAAGCTGCTAGTCCACCGCCACCTCCAGCGCTTCCAGTAGAGTGTCCAGGCTACAAGCCTGGTACTACGCAAATTGTTGGTGAGCGCGCGGGTAAACGCGTAGCCAGAGCTTTTGAAGCTTACAACAATGATTTAATTGATGAAGCTTTAGAAATTCTTATTGAGATTGATCCTTCTGATTCATTTGATGCTGCTTATGTAAACCGTTTTATCGGTAACATCATGGCAACCATTGATGGTCGTGGTCAAGAATCAAAGGGCTATTTGGTAAAAGCAGTTCAACAAAAAGAACTAAACGATTCTGAACATGCTGGTACCTTGCGCTTACTAGGCGACTTGTCTTTGCAAGAAAAAGACTATCAAGACGCGATCAACTGGTACAATAAATGGATGGATTTTACGTGTAAACAAGATCCAGACATTTATACTCGAATTGCTCAGGCTTACTACGAGCTTAAACAACTCGATAAAATCATTGCACCAGCAGATAAAGCCATTGCCTTATATAAAGAGCCTAACAAAAACCCGTATGTGTTGAAGTTGACCTCTTATTACGAGCGCAAGTTATATCCTGATACAGTTAAAGTGGCAGAGGAGTTAGTTCGCCAATTTCCTGATAACAAACAATGGTGGTCACAGCTTGGTTTCTTCTATATGTTAGTGGAAGATTACAAGCGTGCCTTATCAACGTTTGAAATGGCTTATGCACAAGGGTACTTAACTAAAGTTTCAGAAATCAAAGCTTTGGCTCAATTATATTCAACTAGTGATATTCCGCACAAAGCGGCTCTAATCCTTGAGAAGTATATCGAGTCAGGTTTAATTGAAAAGACTGAAACGAACTACTCACAGTTGGCTAATGCGTTCCATTCAGCTAAGTATCATGCGACGGCTGCAAAATACTACGGTATTGCTGCAGCAATCAACAATGATGCTGATTTGTGGCGCAAGCAAGGTGTTCTGTTGCTAGCTGCTGAAGATTACAAGGGCGCTGTTGTTGCTCTAGAAAAATCATTAGAAGCGGGCCCTGAAGATGAAGGCCGTGTGCAATTTGCGTTGATGGAAGCTAACTTCTATCAAAACAAGTTCCGCACAGCATATAAGCATGCGCTTGAAGCGAAGAAATTCCCTTCAGTTCGTCGTAATGCTAATGCATGGTCACCATACATCAAAGATAAAGCAAAGAATCGAGGTATTAAGATTTAATATCTGATTTCCTAAGTTAGTAAAAAGCTGGTCTCATTGAGTCCAGCTTTTTTTTATATTTCTGATTTGATTCGTTTAACAAGTTCAGCCTTGCCATGGCAA encodes:
- a CDS encoding lipopolysaccharide assembly protein LapB; translated protein: MMQKLLKFSVVAATMSLSMGVSSFALAQEDKAASPPPPPALPVECPGYKPGTTQIVGERAGKRVARAFEAYNNDLIDEALEILIEIDPSDSFDAAYVNRFIGNIMATIDGRGQESKGYLVKAVQQKELNDSEHAGTLRLLGDLSLQEKDYQDAINWYNKWMDFTCKQDPDIYTRIAQAYYELKQLDKIIAPADKAIALYKEPNKNPYVLKLTSYYERKLYPDTVKVAEELVRQFPDNKQWWSQLGFFYMLVEDYKRALSTFEMAYAQGYLTKVSEIKALAQLYSTSDIPHKAALILEKYIESGLIEKTETNYSQLANAFHSAKYHATAAKYYGIAAAINNDADLWRKQGVLLLAAEDYKGAVVALEKSLEAGPEDEGRVQFALMEANFYQNKFRTAYKHALEAKKFPSVRRNANAWSPYIKDKAKNRGIKI